In one window of Mytilus trossulus isolate FHL-02 chromosome 7, PNRI_Mtr1.1.1.hap1, whole genome shotgun sequence DNA:
- the LOC134725884 gene encoding multidrug resistance-associated protein 1-like isoform X1, with protein MEDSIYCNRSFLALPETLNTTNTELTENIQKTACQWNTWAILMMGVPLCFFQITSRKKDQKCSKRLVNFRIILTGLIVLLTTYHLMKTIQEMIGENGAVIGTFTSVIVQLEMKYITNATMNGVLLALYMLLILTILTQTHLHRSTPKEQKSKLEEESTSVSGESLFSKLTFGYCTKLVMKGYRQKLDKKDLFPLSEEETSACVVPRFEKYWNQEVDNIKRSCVPSTTKTTDKINEESKQQPRLVKCLLKAFGPYVLGAAMLNLLSSIFGLLTPFVLRSLIQFTEDHTNVMWGGYMYAMLMFGLTIGKTIFETQQGLRNCSGERRMWIAISSVIYKKTLRLSNSAKKSSTSGEIVNLLSVDAGRISTCFHNINYLWTIPFMFCSTLFLLWQTLGVSAFIGLGIVVVLIPFNSYLVKKGKDLHLEVMDLKDNRVKMMNEVLNGIKVLKLYAWEDSFEKQISTIRDKEMGVIRNQALVGTCMHLAWCLTPFLVSLGTFAMFVLIDPENVLTAEKAFVAMSLFGMLSWNLNALPHIVNHYVQANVALKRIQTFLNKEELNEEAVTRNFDNKNAVTVDSGTFAWNKEDDFMLKDINVHIPEGSFVAIVGSVGSGKSSMLSAILGEMESMSGKVNLKGTVAYVSQQAWIRNATLQNNILFGKGMNKREYNDIINATALRTDLDMLSGGDQTEIGEKGINLSGGQKQRVSLARALYQDADIYLLDDPLSAVDAHVGKHIFDEVLDKKGKLGKKTRILVTNGVSFLPKTDMIITMVDGKIGEMGTFKELIGHKGAFAEFLDNYMINKGSDKEETERDETSDLSETKDENYNTVKTKDDIKETDNKTVDNIIDEESNESGKARSAVMSFYMSAIGVPLSVFIVIFNIAFEILSRSSDVWISQWTSDNTTHINGTVDTTQRNMRLGVYAGIGALQGFVLLLVGYGVSTARMNASRKLHKNLLRNILRSPMTFFDTTPVGRIVNRFSNDVARIDNEIIYQFKDCIISAAVVICNSVIICFGTPQFLCVLLPITILYFILQRFYTVTSTQLRRFETSANSPIYSQFAETISGTSTIRAYNQQGRFIAESAERIDAHKTAQNSAGAVSRWLSIRLQFMGALILLFVCIFAVLGKATLSAGIVGLVITYALEITGCLQWVVRVISDLENNTVSIEKIQEYTETPTEAAWEIPEKQPSSSWPEIGCIEFQDYGVRYREGLDMVLKGITCKIQSNEKIGIVGRTGAGKSSLTMALFRILEKAKGKIIIDGIDISTIGLHDLRSKITIIPQDPVLFSGTMRMNLDPFEEYSNEEIWKSLEHAHLKKFVDGLDEGLDHKCSEGGDNFSVGQRQLMCLARALLRKTKILVLDEATAAVDLETDDLIQNTIRTEFSDCTILTIAHRLNTIMDYTRIMVLDAGNISEFDTPSNLLDNYDSMFYSMAKDAGLV; from the exons ATGGAAGACTCAATCTATTGTAACAGATCATTTCTG GCGTTACCGGAGACTTTAAATACGACAAATACAGAACTGACAGAGAATATACAAAAGACAGCATGTCAGTGGAATACATGGGCAATTCTGATGATGGGTGTTCCTTTATGCTTTTTCCAGATTACAAGTAGAAAGAAGGACCAAAAATGTTCTAAGAGATTAGTCAATTTTAGAATT ATCCTCACTGGACTGATTGTTCTTCTAACAACATATCACCTGATGAAGACCATCCAGGAAATGATTGGAGAAAATGGCGCCGTTATTGGAACTTTTACATCAGTTATTGTTCAACTCGAGATG aaataCATCACAAATGCAACTATGAATGGCGTTTTATTGGCATTATATATGCTATTGATACTAACGATACTGACGCAAACACACCTTCATCGTTCGACACCGAAAGAACAGAAATCCAAATTAGAAGAG gaATCGACTTCAGTAAGCGGCGAATCTTTATTTTCCAAGCTTACTTTTGGATATTGCACAAA ACTTGTCATGAAAGGATACAGAcaaaaattagacaaaaaagatttatttccaTTGAGTGAAGAGGAGACGTCAGCATGTGTTGTACCAAGATTTGAAAAATACTGGAATCAGGAAGTTGACAATATCAAAAG AAGTTGTGTTccttcaacaacaaaaacaacagacaAAATCAACGAAGAATCAAAACAACAGCCACGACttgttaaatgtttattaaaggCGTTTGGACCATATGTACTAGGTGCTGCTATGCTTAATTTACTATCAAGTATTTTTGGATTGCTCACACCTTTTGTCCTCAG ATCATTAATCCAGTTCACTGAAGATCATACCAATGTCATGTGGGGAGGATATATGTACGCTATGTTGATGTTTGGACTCACGATTGGCAAAACTATTTTTGAAACTCAACAAGGACTAAGAAATTGTAGCGGTGAAAGGCGTATGTGGATAGCAATTTCATCAGTCATATACAAAAAG ACCCTTAGACTTTCCAACTCAGCAAAGAAGTCTTCAACATCAGGAGAGATAGTCAATCTACTGTCTGTAGATGCTGGTAGAATTTCAACTTGTTTCCATAATATAAATTACCTCTGGACTATACCGTTCATGTTCTGTTCCACGTTGTTCTTACTTTGGCAGACACTTGGAGTCTCTGCTTTCATTGGACTTGGCATCGTAGTTGTTCTCATTCCATTCAACTCATATTTggttaaaaaaggaaaagatttacat TTAGAGGTTATGGATTTGAAAGACAACAGAGTTAAAATGATGAATGAAGTTTTGAATGGCATTAAG gTATTGAAACTCTATGCCTGGGAAGATTCGTTTGAGAAACAAATATCAACCATCCGTGACAAAGAAATGGGTGTCATCAGAAACCAAGCACTTGTTGGTACCTGTATGCATTTGGCATGGTGCTTGACGCCGTTTTTG GTTTCATTGGGGACATTTGCCATGTTTGTTTTGATCGACCCTGAGAATGTGCTGACTGCTGAAAAGGCTTTTGTGGCGATGTCATTATTTGGAATGCTTAGCTGGAATTTGAATGCATTGCCTCACATCGTGAATCACTACGTACAG GCCAATGTTGCATTGAAAAGAATCCAAACATTTTTGAACAAGGAAGAACTAAATGAAGAAGCTGTGACAAGAAACTTTGACAATA AAAATGCAGTCACAGTTGACAGTGGTACATTTGCATGGAATAAAGAAGATGACTTTATGTTAAAAGA tATCAATGTCCACATACCCGAAGGATCATTTGTTGCCATTGTTGGGTCTGTTGGATCAGGAAAGTCGTCCATGTTGTCTGCTATTTTAGGAGAAATGGAATCAATGTCTGGAAAAGTCAATTTGAAg GGAACAGTGGCTTATGTTTCTCAACAAGCCTGGATAAGAAACGCAACACTACAGAACAACATTTTGTTTGGAAAAGGCATGAATAAAAGAGAATACAACGATATCATTAATGCTACAGCACTTCGTACTGATTTGGATATGTTATCTGGTGGTGATCAGACAGAAATAGGCGAAAAG GGCATTAATCTAAGTGGTGGACAAAAACAGAGAGTAAGTTTAGCCCGGGCATTGTATCAGGATGCAGATATTTATCTACTTGATGATCCCCTTAGTGCTGTAGACGCTCACGTTGGCaaacatatatttgatgaagtaCTTGACAAGAAAGGAAAACTAGGAAAGAAG ACAAGAATTTTGGTAACAAATGGTGTTAGTTTTTTGCCAAAGACAGACATGATCATAACAATGGTAGATGGTAAAATCGGGGAAATGGGAACCTTTAAAGAATTGATTGGCCATAAAGGAGCATTTGCCGAATTTCTTGACAACTATATGATTAACAAAGGAAGTGACAAGGAAGAAACAGAGAGGGACGAGACTTCTGATTTATCTGaaacaaaagatgaaaattACAACACTGTGAAAACAAAGGATGACATTAAAGAAACGGATAATAAAACCGTGGATAACATTATTGATGAAGAATCCAATGAATCTGGAAAg GCTAGAAGTGCAGTGATGTCGTTCTACATGAGTGCCATAGGTGTTCCACTTAGTGTTTTTATCGTTATATTCAATATAGCATTTGAAATACTTAGTCGGTCTTCTGATGTGTGGATTAGCCAATGGACGAGTGACAACACAACTCACATCAATGGGACTGTTGATACAACACAGAGAAATATGCGTCTTGGTGTCTATGCTGGAATCGGAGCATTACAAG GTTTTGTTTTACTACTAGTTGGATATGGTGTCAGTACTGCAAGAATGAATGCATCAAGAAAACTTCATAAAAATCTTCTGAGAAACATTCTACGTTCACCAATGACCTTTTTCGACACAACACCAGTAGGCAGAATAGTGAATCGCTTTTCTAACGATGTTGCCAGAATAGATAACGAAATCATCTACCAATTCAAAGACTGTATTATCAGCGCTGCTGTAGTCATCTGTAATTCCGTGATAATATGTTTTGGAACACCACAGTTTCTCTGCGTTCTTTTACCAATAACAATCCTTTACTTCATTCTACAG aGATTCTATACAGTAACTTCAACACAGCTGCGACGTTTTGAAACATCTGCAAATTCTCCTATTTACTCCCAATTTGCTGAAACTATTTCTGGAACATCAACCATCAGAGCCTATAATCAACAAGGAAGATTCATTGCTGAATCAGCAGAACGTATTGATGCACATAAAACAGCTCAGAATTCCGCAGGAGCTGTAAGCCG ATGGCTATCGATTCGACTTCAGTTTATGGGAGCacttattttattgtttgtgtGTATATTTGCTGTGCTTGGGAAAGCTACACTGTCTGCCGGAATAGTTGGACTTGTTATTACATATGCTTTAGAG ATAACCGGATGTTTGCAATGGGTTGTAAGAGTAATATCTGATTTAGAGAATAACACAGTGtcgatcgaaaagattcaagaATATACAGAAACCCCAACTGAG GCTGCATGGGAAATTCCAGAGAAGCAACCTAGTTCAAGCTGGCCAGAGATTGGATGCATAGAATTCCAAGACTATGGCGTAAGATACAGAGAAGGCCTAGACATGGTGCTGAAGGGAATAACATGTaaaatacaatcaaatgaaAAG attgGTATAGTTGGCAGAACTGGAGCAGGGAAGTCATCATTAACCATGGCTTTATTTAGAATCCTTGAGAAAGCTAAAGGGAAGATAATCATTGATGGAATTGATATATCAACGATCGGTCTTCATGATTTGAGATCTAAAATTACTATTATACCACAG GATCCTGTCTTGTTTTCTGGCACCATGAGAATGAATTTAGATCCATTTGAGGAGTACAGTAACGAAGAGATATGGAAGTCTTTAGAACATGCTCATCTAAAGAAATTTGTTGATGGCTTGGACGAAGGATTAGACCATAAATGTTCTGAAGGAGGAGACAATTTTAG tgttgGACAAAGACAGCTAATGTGTCTTGCCAGGGCGCTGTTGAGGAAGACTAAAATCTTGGTTCTAGACGAGGCTACGGCAGCTGTAGATTTAGAAACAGACGATTTAATACAGAATACTATTAGAACAGAGTTTTCAGATTGTACCATCCTAACAATAGCACACAGACTCAACACAATCATGGACTACACAAG aataATGGTCCTGGATGCTGGAAATATAAGTGAATTTGATACACCATCAAACTTGTTAGATAACTATGACAGTATGTTTTATAGTATGGCTAAGGATGCAGGATTGGTTTAA
- the LOC134725884 gene encoding multidrug resistance-associated protein 1-like isoform X2 codes for MEDSIYCNRSFLALPETLNTTNTELTENIQKTACQWNTWAILMMGVPLCFFQITSRKKDQKCSKRLVNFRIILTGLIVLLTTYHLMKTIQEMIGENGAVIGTFTSVIVQLEMKYITNATMNGVLLALYMLLILTILTQTHLHRSTPKEQKSKLEEESTSVSGESLFSKLTFGYCTKLVMKGYRQKLDKKDLFPLSEEETSACVVPRFEKYWNQEVDNIKRSCVPSTTKTTDKINEESKQQPRLVKCLLKAFGPYVLGAAMLNLLSSIFGLLTPFVLRSLIQFTEDHTNVMWGGYMYAMLMFGLTIGKTIFETQQGLRNCSGERRMWIAISSVIYKKTLRLSNSAKKSSTSGEIVNLLSVDAGRISTCFHNINYLWTIPFMFCSTLFLLWQTLGVSAFIGLGIVVVLIPFNSYLVKKGKDLHVKVMDLKDNRVKMMNEVLNGIKVLKLYAWEDSFEKQISTIRDKEMGVIRNQALVGTCMHLAWCLTPFLVSLGTFAMFVLIDPENVLTAEKAFVAMSLFGMLSWNLNALPHIVNHYVQANVALKRIQTFLNKEELNEEAVTRNFDNKNAVTVDSGTFAWNKEDDFMLKDINVHIPEGSFVAIVGSVGSGKSSMLSAILGEMESMSGKVNLKGTVAYVSQQAWIRNATLQNNILFGKGMNKREYNDIINATALRTDLDMLSGGDQTEIGEKGINLSGGQKQRVSLARALYQDADIYLLDDPLSAVDAHVGKHIFDEVLDKKGKLGKKTRILVTNGVSFLPKTDMIITMVDGKIGEMGTFKELIGHKGAFAEFLDNYMINKGSDKEETERDETSDLSETKDENYNTVKTKDDIKETDNKTVDNIIDEESNESGKARSAVMSFYMSAIGVPLSVFIVIFNIAFEILSRSSDVWISQWTSDNTTHINGTVDTTQRNMRLGVYAGIGALQGFVLLLVGYGVSTARMNASRKLHKNLLRNILRSPMTFFDTTPVGRIVNRFSNDVARIDNEIIYQFKDCIISAAVVICNSVIICFGTPQFLCVLLPITILYFILQRFYTVTSTQLRRFETSANSPIYSQFAETISGTSTIRAYNQQGRFIAESAERIDAHKTAQNSAGAVSRWLSIRLQFMGALILLFVCIFAVLGKATLSAGIVGLVITYALEITGCLQWVVRVISDLENNTVSIEKIQEYTETPTEAAWEIPEKQPSSSWPEIGCIEFQDYGVRYREGLDMVLKGITCKIQSNEKIGIVGRTGAGKSSLTMALFRILEKAKGKIIIDGIDISTIGLHDLRSKITIIPQDPVLFSGTMRMNLDPFEEYSNEEIWKSLEHAHLKKFVDGLDEGLDHKCSEGGDNFSVGQRQLMCLARALLRKTKILVLDEATAAVDLETDDLIQNTIRTEFSDCTILTIAHRLNTIMDYTRIMVLDAGNISEFDTPSNLLDNYDSMFYSMAKDAGLV; via the exons ATGGAAGACTCAATCTATTGTAACAGATCATTTCTG GCGTTACCGGAGACTTTAAATACGACAAATACAGAACTGACAGAGAATATACAAAAGACAGCATGTCAGTGGAATACATGGGCAATTCTGATGATGGGTGTTCCTTTATGCTTTTTCCAGATTACAAGTAGAAAGAAGGACCAAAAATGTTCTAAGAGATTAGTCAATTTTAGAATT ATCCTCACTGGACTGATTGTTCTTCTAACAACATATCACCTGATGAAGACCATCCAGGAAATGATTGGAGAAAATGGCGCCGTTATTGGAACTTTTACATCAGTTATTGTTCAACTCGAGATG aaataCATCACAAATGCAACTATGAATGGCGTTTTATTGGCATTATATATGCTATTGATACTAACGATACTGACGCAAACACACCTTCATCGTTCGACACCGAAAGAACAGAAATCCAAATTAGAAGAG gaATCGACTTCAGTAAGCGGCGAATCTTTATTTTCCAAGCTTACTTTTGGATATTGCACAAA ACTTGTCATGAAAGGATACAGAcaaaaattagacaaaaaagatttatttccaTTGAGTGAAGAGGAGACGTCAGCATGTGTTGTACCAAGATTTGAAAAATACTGGAATCAGGAAGTTGACAATATCAAAAG AAGTTGTGTTccttcaacaacaaaaacaacagacaAAATCAACGAAGAATCAAAACAACAGCCACGACttgttaaatgtttattaaaggCGTTTGGACCATATGTACTAGGTGCTGCTATGCTTAATTTACTATCAAGTATTTTTGGATTGCTCACACCTTTTGTCCTCAG ATCATTAATCCAGTTCACTGAAGATCATACCAATGTCATGTGGGGAGGATATATGTACGCTATGTTGATGTTTGGACTCACGATTGGCAAAACTATTTTTGAAACTCAACAAGGACTAAGAAATTGTAGCGGTGAAAGGCGTATGTGGATAGCAATTTCATCAGTCATATACAAAAAG ACCCTTAGACTTTCCAACTCAGCAAAGAAGTCTTCAACATCAGGAGAGATAGTCAATCTACTGTCTGTAGATGCTGGTAGAATTTCAACTTGTTTCCATAATATAAATTACCTCTGGACTATACCGTTCATGTTCTGTTCCACGTTGTTCTTACTTTGGCAGACACTTGGAGTCTCTGCTTTCATTGGACTTGGCATCGTAGTTGTTCTCATTCCATTCAACTCATATTTggttaaaaaaggaaaagatttacatgtaa AGGTTATGGATTTGAAAGACAACAGAGTTAAAATGATGAATGAAGTTTTGAATGGCATTAAG gTATTGAAACTCTATGCCTGGGAAGATTCGTTTGAGAAACAAATATCAACCATCCGTGACAAAGAAATGGGTGTCATCAGAAACCAAGCACTTGTTGGTACCTGTATGCATTTGGCATGGTGCTTGACGCCGTTTTTG GTTTCATTGGGGACATTTGCCATGTTTGTTTTGATCGACCCTGAGAATGTGCTGACTGCTGAAAAGGCTTTTGTGGCGATGTCATTATTTGGAATGCTTAGCTGGAATTTGAATGCATTGCCTCACATCGTGAATCACTACGTACAG GCCAATGTTGCATTGAAAAGAATCCAAACATTTTTGAACAAGGAAGAACTAAATGAAGAAGCTGTGACAAGAAACTTTGACAATA AAAATGCAGTCACAGTTGACAGTGGTACATTTGCATGGAATAAAGAAGATGACTTTATGTTAAAAGA tATCAATGTCCACATACCCGAAGGATCATTTGTTGCCATTGTTGGGTCTGTTGGATCAGGAAAGTCGTCCATGTTGTCTGCTATTTTAGGAGAAATGGAATCAATGTCTGGAAAAGTCAATTTGAAg GGAACAGTGGCTTATGTTTCTCAACAAGCCTGGATAAGAAACGCAACACTACAGAACAACATTTTGTTTGGAAAAGGCATGAATAAAAGAGAATACAACGATATCATTAATGCTACAGCACTTCGTACTGATTTGGATATGTTATCTGGTGGTGATCAGACAGAAATAGGCGAAAAG GGCATTAATCTAAGTGGTGGACAAAAACAGAGAGTAAGTTTAGCCCGGGCATTGTATCAGGATGCAGATATTTATCTACTTGATGATCCCCTTAGTGCTGTAGACGCTCACGTTGGCaaacatatatttgatgaagtaCTTGACAAGAAAGGAAAACTAGGAAAGAAG ACAAGAATTTTGGTAACAAATGGTGTTAGTTTTTTGCCAAAGACAGACATGATCATAACAATGGTAGATGGTAAAATCGGGGAAATGGGAACCTTTAAAGAATTGATTGGCCATAAAGGAGCATTTGCCGAATTTCTTGACAACTATATGATTAACAAAGGAAGTGACAAGGAAGAAACAGAGAGGGACGAGACTTCTGATTTATCTGaaacaaaagatgaaaattACAACACTGTGAAAACAAAGGATGACATTAAAGAAACGGATAATAAAACCGTGGATAACATTATTGATGAAGAATCCAATGAATCTGGAAAg GCTAGAAGTGCAGTGATGTCGTTCTACATGAGTGCCATAGGTGTTCCACTTAGTGTTTTTATCGTTATATTCAATATAGCATTTGAAATACTTAGTCGGTCTTCTGATGTGTGGATTAGCCAATGGACGAGTGACAACACAACTCACATCAATGGGACTGTTGATACAACACAGAGAAATATGCGTCTTGGTGTCTATGCTGGAATCGGAGCATTACAAG GTTTTGTTTTACTACTAGTTGGATATGGTGTCAGTACTGCAAGAATGAATGCATCAAGAAAACTTCATAAAAATCTTCTGAGAAACATTCTACGTTCACCAATGACCTTTTTCGACACAACACCAGTAGGCAGAATAGTGAATCGCTTTTCTAACGATGTTGCCAGAATAGATAACGAAATCATCTACCAATTCAAAGACTGTATTATCAGCGCTGCTGTAGTCATCTGTAATTCCGTGATAATATGTTTTGGAACACCACAGTTTCTCTGCGTTCTTTTACCAATAACAATCCTTTACTTCATTCTACAG aGATTCTATACAGTAACTTCAACACAGCTGCGACGTTTTGAAACATCTGCAAATTCTCCTATTTACTCCCAATTTGCTGAAACTATTTCTGGAACATCAACCATCAGAGCCTATAATCAACAAGGAAGATTCATTGCTGAATCAGCAGAACGTATTGATGCACATAAAACAGCTCAGAATTCCGCAGGAGCTGTAAGCCG ATGGCTATCGATTCGACTTCAGTTTATGGGAGCacttattttattgtttgtgtGTATATTTGCTGTGCTTGGGAAAGCTACACTGTCTGCCGGAATAGTTGGACTTGTTATTACATATGCTTTAGAG ATAACCGGATGTTTGCAATGGGTTGTAAGAGTAATATCTGATTTAGAGAATAACACAGTGtcgatcgaaaagattcaagaATATACAGAAACCCCAACTGAG GCTGCATGGGAAATTCCAGAGAAGCAACCTAGTTCAAGCTGGCCAGAGATTGGATGCATAGAATTCCAAGACTATGGCGTAAGATACAGAGAAGGCCTAGACATGGTGCTGAAGGGAATAACATGTaaaatacaatcaaatgaaAAG attgGTATAGTTGGCAGAACTGGAGCAGGGAAGTCATCATTAACCATGGCTTTATTTAGAATCCTTGAGAAAGCTAAAGGGAAGATAATCATTGATGGAATTGATATATCAACGATCGGTCTTCATGATTTGAGATCTAAAATTACTATTATACCACAG GATCCTGTCTTGTTTTCTGGCACCATGAGAATGAATTTAGATCCATTTGAGGAGTACAGTAACGAAGAGATATGGAAGTCTTTAGAACATGCTCATCTAAAGAAATTTGTTGATGGCTTGGACGAAGGATTAGACCATAAATGTTCTGAAGGAGGAGACAATTTTAG tgttgGACAAAGACAGCTAATGTGTCTTGCCAGGGCGCTGTTGAGGAAGACTAAAATCTTGGTTCTAGACGAGGCTACGGCAGCTGTAGATTTAGAAACAGACGATTTAATACAGAATACTATTAGAACAGAGTTTTCAGATTGTACCATCCTAACAATAGCACACAGACTCAACACAATCATGGACTACACAAG aataATGGTCCTGGATGCTGGAAATATAAGTGAATTTGATACACCATCAAACTTGTTAGATAACTATGACAGTATGTTTTATAGTATGGCTAAGGATGCAGGATTGGTTTAA